The DNA sequence GTGTGTAGTCAGCCCTCTGCCCCACAGCTGTAGCTCCTAGAGCTACGGGATGATGTTTTGGAAATTGATGATGTTTGGTGTAACTGTGGGTCTCTTCCCTCACCACCAGGTGCCTTGGCATGAGAAAGGCCCAGAGTTATGGCATAAGCCTTGGGAGCAGGGGTCACAACCCAAGGAGCTAGCACGAAGTCTCCTACCTGGCTGGTGAATTGGTAATTGAGACTACATTATGTGAAGCGACAGCCAACAAAGGTGTATTTCTCATACACATGTATCTGTGGGCTGGGATTCATAATCATAGCAGGTGCTATAGGACTGGAAGTTTGTATCCCTCATAAAGtcaaaactcatatgttgaaaccctatgctcagtgtgatgatatttggaggtggCGGTCTTTGGGAGAAGATTCAGTCAGAAAAGGGAGCCTTTGCTGCTGGGGTTAGTGTGCtcataaaagagaccccagagggCTTCTATGCCCCTTCTAACATGTGATGATACACTGAGAAGATGGTTGTCTATGAGGAAATGGACTCTTACCAGATACTGAATCTCCTggggccttgatcttggacttccccaggctccagaactgcaagatataaatttctattgttgatAAGCCACCCATTCTATGGTATTTGTGACAGCAGCTTGAAGGGAGGACACCAGGTATCACGCAGTGCAGGGTGGCATCACGTTGATCTGATGAGTGGGTCATATCAGAATTCTGAGATAAGAAAGCTGCCCTGTTAATTTGAttcacaaatgacaaaatttcattgaaatagttgttatacttGCACTGCATATAAACAGTATGAAACCCAGACATCCACGTAATAGTAATTAATTTGGTGGTTATAAATGGACAGTTTATCCAATGTCCCCTCctcatattttaatagaaatgtattcaaaAAACATTCTAATGGTGCTTAGAAATAGGGATCACTAAACAAATAAATTCTAGGTTTCGGCCACTCAAAATGTGGTTCCTGGACCATCAGCCCAACATCCCCTGAAGGCTTGTTAGTGATGCTGTGGTGTGGGCCCCACCTCAGACCTCCAGAAATGGAACCTGCACTTTACTAACATCCCGTGGTGACTCATAATTCCAGGAAAGCATAAGAAGCATAGTTCTGGGAAACTACTCTCAGTCAGTTGAGAATAGTGAATGAGAGCATGGAAGACCTCTGGCAAAATGAAAGTCATAAATGGTGGTTCCATTTGAGCCTTGGTTTTAGAACAAGAAAATAGACCAGGGAATATGACTATTCAATATATGTGAATTGAATTGTATATGGTGAGTCCCAAAGTTTTCTGCATATTAAAAGTACCtgggaggtttttaaaaattacaatatttaaTCTCCCACTTACCAGGCCTGTGGAGTGCAGCTCCCAACAATGGTATTTAAGACTTTCTAGGAATGGCGGCTCCTACCTCTGAGGCGGGCGACGTCTTGGGTCCCACAGTGGTTTGCTAAGAAGGCCATTTTCAACTCTCCACTGGAAGCTACTATGGCATTCCCTCACCTCCAGCAGCCCAGCTTTCTACTGGCTAGCCTGAAAGCTGACTCTATAAATAAACCCTTTGCACAGCAGTGCCAAGACCTGGTTAAAGTCATTGAGGATTTCCCAGCAAAGGAGCTGCACACCATCTTCCCATGGCTGGTAGAGAGCATTTTTGGCACCCTAGATGGTGTACTCATTGGCTGGAACCTCCGCTGCTTACAAGGGCGTGTGAATCCTGTGGAGTACAGCATCGTGATGGAATTTCTTGACCCTGGTGGCCCCATGATGAAGTTGGTTTATAAGCTTCAAGCTGAAGACTATAAGTTTGACTTTCCTGTCTCCTACCTGCCTGGTCCTGTGAAGGCGTCCATCCAGGAGTGCATCCTCCCTGACAGTCCCCTGTACCACAACAAGGTCCAGTTCACCCCTACTGGGGGCCTTGGCCTGAACCTGGCCCTGAATCCGTTCGAGTATTACATATTCTTCTTTGCCCTGAGCCTCATCACTCAAAAGCCACTCCCTGTGTCCCTCCACGTCCGTACTTCAGACTGTGCCTATTTCATCCTGGTGGACAGGTACCTGTCGTGGTTCCTGCCCACCAAAGGCAGTGTGCCTCCGCCACTCTCCTCCAGCCCAGGGGGGACCAGCCCCTCACCACCTCCCAGGACACCAGCCATGCCCTTTGCTTCCTATGGCCTCCACCACACTAGCCTCCTGAAGCGACACATCTCTCATCAGACGTCTGTGAATGCAGACCCCGCCTCCCACGAGATCTGGAGGTCAGAAACTCTGCTCCAGGTTTTTGTTGAAATGTGGCTTCATCACTATTCCTTGGAGATGTATCAAAAAATGCAGTCCCCTCACGCCAAGCTGGAGGTTCTGCACTACCGACTCAGTGTCTCCAGCGCCCTCTACAGCCCCGCCCAACCCAGCCTCCAGGCCCTCCACGCCTACCAAGAGTCGTTCACGCCTACTGAGGAGCATGTGTTGGTGGTGCGCCTGCTGCTGAAGCACCTGCATGCCTTTGCCAACAGCCTGAAGCCAGAGCAGGCTTCGCCCTCCGCTCACTCCCACGCCACCAGTCCCCTGGAGGAGTTCAAACGGGCCGCTGTCCCGAGGTTCGTCCAGCAGAAACTCTACCTATTCCTGCAGCATTGCTTTGGCCACTGGCCCCTGGACGCATCGTTCAGAGCTGTCCTAGAGATGTGGCTGAGCTACCTGCAGCCATGGCGGTATGCGCCTGACAAGCAGGCTCCGGGCAGCGACTCCCAGCCCCGGTGTGTGTCGGAGAAATGGCCCCTGAGTTGTTATCTGGGACAGCTTGTCACCTTGGCCAGGGAGAGTCTGAAAGCCCAAGGGGCGCCCTTTGTCCAGGAGAACCTGCTGATGTACACCAAGTTGTTTGTGGGCTTCCTGAACCGCGCACTCCGCACAGACCTGGTCAGCCCCAAGCATGCGCTCATGGTGTTCCGAGTGGCCAAAGTCTTTGCCCAGCCCAACCTGGCTGAGATGATTCAGAAAGGTGAGCAGCTATTCCTGGAGCCGGAGCTGGTCATACCCCACCGCCAGCACCGACTCTTCATGGCCCCCACCTTCACTGGGAGCTTCCTGTCACCCTGGCCACCCGCAGTCACTGATGCCTCCTTCAAGGTGAAGAACCACGTCTACAGCCTGGAGGGCCAGGACTGCAAGTACACCCCGATGTTTGGGCCCGAAGCGCGCACCCTGGTCCTACGCCTCGCTCAGCTCATCACACAGGCCAAACACACAGCCAAGTCCATCTCAGACCAGTGTGCGGAGAGCCCGGCTGGCCACTCCTTCCTCTCATGGCTGGGCTTTAGCTCCATGGACACCAACGGCTCCTACCCAGCCAACGACCTGGACGAGATGGGGCAAGACAGCGTCCGGAAGACAGATGAATATCTGGAGAAGGCCCTGGAGTACCTGCGCCAGATATTCCGGCTCAGCGAAGCACAGCTCAGGCAGTTCACGCTCGCCTTGGGCACCACCCAGGATGAGAATGGAAAAAAGCAGCTCCCCGACTGCATTGTGGGTGAGGACGGACTCATCCTCACGCCCCTGGGGCGGTACCAGATCATCAATGGGCTGCGAAGGTTTGAAATTGAGTACCGGGGGACCCAGAACTACAGCCCATCCGCAGCTATGAGATCGCCAGCTTGGTCCGCACGCTCTTCAGGCTGTCGTCTGCCATCAACCGCAGATTTGCAGGACAGATGGCGGCTCTGTGTTCCCGGGACGACTTCCTCGGCAGCTTCTGTCGCTACCACCTCACAGAACCCGGGCTGGCTAGCAGGCACCTGCTGAGCCCCGTGGTGCGGAGGCAGGTGGCCGGCCACACCCGTGGCCCCAGGCTCAGCCTGCGCTTCCTGGGCAGTTACCGGACGCTGGTCTCGCTGCTGCTGACCTTCTTCGTGGCCTCTCTGTTCTGCGTCGGGCCCCTCCCATGCACACTGCTGCTCACCCTGGGCTACGTCCTCTACGCTTCTGCCATGACCCTGCTGACCGAGCGGGGGAAGCTGCACCAGCCCTGAGGGTGTCAGCTGCCTTCAGAGCAGGCTGGGGGGATTTGCCACGCAGCCCCACCCTTGGGCCTGAGAGGACCTGGGAAGCCCCTCCAGGAGGGAACATGGTCATCCTCGGGCTTCTGGAGCAGGGTTCCTGCAGCCGCAGAGGCATCTGGAGGAAATGCaaccaagaagggaaggcaggCGGGGCTCAGCAAAGGAGTGGCTGCCAGGGCTCAACAACCACGCTCTGTGACAGCGCAGAGCTCAGCGccggcccctccctccctccgccaAGGACTCATGGCCCAGCCAGCTCTCGGGGCCTTTTTCCAGCGCCCATTTGGGTACTCTGCCACACTAAGCTTGGGAGCCAGCCTGCCAACAGCCCCCTGGCCTGGCCTCCGGACTGGCTGGCCTTGAGGTGGGCAGAGCGGGTTGTGGTGCCTCCTCTCCCTGTGTGGGACCAGGACGGTGGCTCAGCCTCCACTCCAGGGAAGAATCAAAGTTTCTAGAGTCGTGAGAAAACTATTGAGAGTGGCTGTCCTCTGATTCTTCACTGTGAGGGGTGTTCTTCCAAGACTGGGCCATAGAATTCCATGTTTCAGGAGCCTAAGACCCGCCCAGAGCCCAGGTGCTGCACCGCAGACCCCAAGCCATCGAGCACATCGCCCAGAGCAGTGGCCAACATCATGGACCCCTGTGCCTTGTCACAGATGGGTGCTGGTCCTCAGGTGTTGCGGATACTGCTGGGTCCATGGGGTCGGATTCTGCCAGTTTCTGCTCTGTAGCCAAAGATGGTCAGAAGCATTGTCGCTTCACTAACATCAAGTGCTCAAAGACATGGCAACTGTTTGATGGTACTTAAGTATTCAAAATGGACGACAACTGCAGATTCTCTTGACAGAAACCAGCACGGGGTCTTCACCTTCCTTCACCCCACAGATGACACACCAGGGACAACAGCATCTCAGTGGCGATTTCCAAACCAAGCCTTTGTTTTTGGTGTGGGGGTTTAGGGGTTTGCTTTAATGTTTTTCATATTGTAAATGTTGGGCTTTGTATTTTGATGTAAACAGAATAATGGCATTTTAGGGCCTGTGACCAAAAATCAAGCTTGTAACTCGACCATGGATCTGAATAAACCTGTCCttgcttctgaaaaaaaaaaaaaaaaaaaaaaaagactttctagGTGATTCCAGCCTGCAGTTTATGCTGAGATCTGCGAACTACATTGCCTTGCCTTCTGACCCACTCAACCATCATTGAAAACTACGAGCAccttataataaaattttatttgaaatcctAGAATAAAATCCCACCACATGGAAATGCCATATCCATATGTAAACTGACATCTTCATTTGCTCTGGGTTTACCAGTCACTTCTTAAACAAATAACCATTCTTATCATATATTTCACTCCATAATTTTGCCTTTGacaaacaattctgaaaaatttTACTTTCTAAGTTCTGAATAGTTTTCGCTAAGATAGGTTCTAACTAAGTCCTTAGTAGTATTTAATGTTTAAAGTTATATTCTTTCTGTGTTCTGAGTACTTCTGAAGATTACTATCAGAGCTTGCATGTTGTAAAAATACACAGTCTGGGGACAATTATAGCTATTTGAGTGTCTAGGCTTCTGTTTAACTGTGCACTTGTAATTGGCAAGCTACTTTGCTATAAGAAAGTAGAATAGAAGGGGAAAGGACCTGCTGATTGGGCTAAGGACAGGTGCACTCTTCTGTAATGGTCAACTTTCCGAAGTTGCATTAAGCAAATGCATGCATGGCAAAAGCACAAATGAACTGAGAAGAGCTGGTATAGATGGGTCCCATGTGCTCCTTCTAAACATTCTTCTTCATTGCATAATGCACTTGAATGTGGGTTTCTGTGTGCCAGATTTTGTAGCACAAATTTATGCCCACTTCTATTGTGTTGTGAAGATCACAAAATACACAGTGGCTACCAGATCTATTATATGAGAGACTTTCATAGCTGACACGTATTGTAATTTCATTCAAAGCatataaacaataacaacaaagtcAATCAAGGAATGAGAACAATTCAGCAggagagaatcgtttgaacaaGCTTCAGTGCAATTGTTAATGAACATTAAGTCATGCGCCAGAGACCCGAATGCTGCAACTTCAGGGTTTGCTCTTACATTGGATTTTCAgctatgaaacagaaataaaagagaaatgtcGATATCTGTTTCCTATTAGCTCCCATTTCATTTTAGGTTGGGATTATGTCCTATTTTATTGCAAATTATGATTGGGAATACAATGGGTAAAATTAAATAACTGATTCTACAGCAGCTATTAAATTGGTACCTATTAACAGAAAGGCCAGCTTTTCATCTGCAGTACTGGTTCCTTAAACTACACTCAATGCATCTTGCTTCCCAATCATTCAGTGGTTTTCCTGCTCAGCCCTGTGCCACTGTCCTCACTCAGTGATACCCATTCTCCTCTCCCACCTCAACAGAATCCTCGTAATTGCACCACCCTTTTTCCTACACTAACACTTTATTAGAAAGGAACTATCAAGATTATTCATACCAACCTATAATTGATGAATAAACCAATCCACTATCTGCCACTCAATGAGTATTTTTAAGTAAGAGAGGCTAAGAACCCTAAgttcttaattttcaaaataagacacaCACATATCAGGGAGAACAGGAAGCTACATGAAAGAGATGGTGAACTTTCAGGGATAATTCATTTTACTTGAAGAAAGgttccataaaatattttttttcctcaaaaggtGAATGTATAATGTCACGCAGTACAAAATCCACATAACATTTACAGGTGAGATACAAATATTCACATATGAATTTCACTTTTTCTGAAGCGTCACTGCCAGCCACCCCCATATCTCAGTGGtcccatttctctttcctctgcttcGAGGAATAATTCAAGAGGAAGGTTTTGAGAGGCATTGCCCCAAGAAAGACCCATTGACCTCTTGATGAAATCCACTAGAAGCAGGGGAACTGCTTATTTTTTCCCAGGTCGGATGAAGGTTGACACTCTGGGTGATGTTGCCAGTACTTCACATTCTCAACAGTCAATTACGTACTCAAGCAGGAGCTGGAAACATGCAGTGGTCAGCCCTGCCCTACAATGACTGTGCCGTGAGAGTACAGAGAAGGAAAGGTTTCACTGCTTCCAAAGCCCCAGAGACAAGCAGGACTGCTCCCCAGAGCGCTATGTTTTACAGCTCAGGAGGTCGCTTTATGGGTGATAAACTAGAATGATAATCCTTTTGCAGGGAAACAGACATTTGAGAGAGAATCCATGGCTCATGATGGTACCTTGGAAAGTCTGTGTTGTTACATCAATGGTCTCTTTGTCCAAGATGGGGATGAGATGCATTAGACAACACACGATAGCTGAAAACGAAGAAATGTCAGGAACAATTGGCATTTTAACACTAGCAAGCATCTGCAACAAATGGTCAGGTAAACAAATGGGGCagaagaaagcttctctccactcctGCAAGTTCCTCCTCTTATCTTGCCTTCTGGGAAGGTAATGGTAGAAGAACAAGGGGTCTGAAAGGTTCCCCAACCTTTCATGGCTGCTTTTTGCAGTGTTCCAGCCCAAAGTATGTTGGTTTCCTTTATCCCTCACCCTGCTGCAAAACTGCCATTGTGCTGACTTACTGGCTGGTGCAAGGCACCCCTCTGCTTAGAATGAGTTTGACCAGCGAGTTCCTGAAAGAGAATGGCTTTACAAACTGGTTTCTAATTGGCTTCAGCCCCTGAGTTATCTTTTCAATGTATAATACAGAGAAGAGCCTCACTCTCTGATCTATCAGGAAGCTAGCTGCTATGGTTGCTTAAGGTAAAGAGAAAAGACGGCATGGATTTTTCTTTGCTCAGGACCCAGGGGCAGCAGCTCCATTTCTCAACATTTACTATAGTGAATATAGACTCCTCTTTGAACACAGCATTTTGCTAATAATAATTCAATGGTTTATCCTGATATGTGGCCACTTCCTATTATACACAGAGATGAGAGGCCTACAACCCATGAGAGTCTGGGCAGCTGCTGTGTGTGGAGATGGAAGCATCATCTCCTGGGGGGCAGGGGAGTTTCCTCCTCTCTGTCTGAATGCTTGGAAACATGGAAGAACTACAAAGGTAGAGTATAAAAGCATTAACGACACATGAATTATCAGTTCACCCATAATTGGGGAAGGTAGATTCAACAATTTGATAATGATCTGGAACAAACATATCTGGCCAGAATGTAGATTAATAAGAATTATAATATACTGTTTTTGGTCAGATAGATAAGTATAAACACTGGAGAATTATTTAgcattacccaaaaacaaaacaaaatagtagaTTTTTCCATGACCTCACAATTTCTACTCTTTTGGAGATACTAAAAATTAAATGGATTATACATTCACAAGAATATAAGCACTATTATGTTAATTTCAGTCTGATttgtaataatacatttttaaatataaaatttaattgagAGTTTAATGGATGCATAATGTGTGATGTatctatacaaatatatttatatttatacatgtatcttGATAAATCTAAGAAAGATGTTGAAATAAAATCTTgatacaaaaatatgtatgtatgtaatggctgcttatataaaattataaaaattcactgTATTTTATCAGACACACATCTATAAAATTAAACAGAATGTGTTACCATCAGAGAAGGGAGTAAAAGGATGTGAAAGGGATATAAAATGATTTATCCTCAATCTATAgtgttttacttctttaaaatataagtGACTTACCAGTGATAACATcacaaaaagaagacaaatgagaTTGAAGTGTGTCCTGAGGTCACTCAGGAGGAGGCACCAGCATCCCCACTAGCATGTCGTTGCTTTCAGTGGTACCTTCCGTGTTACTTACGTGATCAAGTCTTTACAGATGACAGTCAAGGTACTGGTGAAATGGGAGTGTTCCCTGATGCCCCTGCAGGAGGGGTTTGACATCCATGTGCTCAAACCCCTTAGGGGAGGGGGAGCGTGCAGATGGGCAAGTGCAGGAGCCAAGGTGAGCACTTTTGGGGCTCCAGCCCCATGGTAGTGtctaggggtgggtgcctgtggctCCCAAAGCCCCAGCAGTCATGttacagtgctttttttttttagctctgcTGTCTGCAGACAGCTCAAGTGCTAACCAGTTCAGTGCCCTCTAGGTACCCAGGTTCTTGTCCCACattcaggaagaatcaggtcacatggaCAAACTGAAGGATGGTAAATGCAGGATATTTTATTACCAGATGGAGGTGGCTCTCAATAGGAtagatggggagctggaaagggcaTGGAAtaggaagatgatcttcccctggtaATCCTGTGGCCAATCTCCTCTCTGACTGCCCCCATCCTCTAAGTTCAGAAGCTCCtactcctctctccttctctgccgtGGCACTCTTCTGCTCCTCAgttcttctgtttgtttgcttgtctgctcatggagcctggggtttggggtttatatggtTACAGGATAGGGTGGTGGgacaaaaggcaacatttgggtaAGAAAACAAGAATACCTGTT is a window from the Rhinopithecus roxellana isolate Shanxi Qingling chromosome 3, ASM756505v1, whole genome shotgun sequence genome containing:
- the LOC115896496 gene encoding LOW QUALITY PROTEIN: sphingomyelin phosphodiesterase 4-like (The sequence of the model RefSeq protein was modified relative to this genomic sequence to represent the inferred CDS: inserted 1 base in 1 codon), yielding MAFPHLQQPSFLLASLKADSINKPFAQQCQDLVKVIEDFPAKELHTIFPWLVESIFGTLDGVLIGWNLRCLQGRVNPVEYSIVMEFLDPGGPMMKLVYKLQAEDYKFDFPVSYLPGPVKASIQECILPDSPLYHNKVQFTPTGGLGLNLALNPFEYYIFFFALSLITQKPLPVSLHVRTSDCAYFILVDRYLSWFLPTKGSVPPPLSSSPGGTSPSPPPRTPAMPFASYGLHHTSLLKRHISHQTSVNADPASHEIWRSETLLQVFVEMWLHHYSLEMYQKMQSPHAKLEVLHYRLSVSSALYSPAQPSLQALHAYQESFTPTEEHVLVVRLLLKHLHAFANSLKPEQASPSAHSHATSPLEEFKRAAVPRFVQQKLYLFLQHCFGHWPLDASFRAVLEMWLSYLQPWRYAPDKQAPGSDSQPRCVSEKWAPFVQENLLMYTKLFVGFLNRALRTDLVSPKHALMVFRVAKVFAQPNLAEMIQKGEQLFLEPELVIPHRQHRLFMAPTFTGSFLSPWPPAVTDASFKVKNHVYSLEGQDCKYTPMFGPEARTLVLRLAQLITQAKHTAKSISDQCAESPAGHSFLSWLGFSSMDTNGSYPANDLDEMGQDSVRKTDEYLEKALEYLRQIFRLSEAQLRQFTLALGTTQDENGKKQLPDCIVGEDGLILTPLGRYQIINGLRRFEIEYXGDPELQPIRSYEIASLVRTLFRLSSAINRRFAGQMAALCSRDDFLGSFCRYHLTEPGLASRHLLSPVVRRQVAGHTRGPRLSLRFLGSYRTLVSLLLTFFVASLFCVGPLPCTLLLTLGYVLYASAMTLLTERGKLHQP